ACCAATCAGACTGATGATTAGACTGATCAGATTGGAGATTAGACTGATCAGATTGGAGATTAGACCGATCAGACCAGACTGATCAGATTGGAGATTAGACCGATCAGATTGGAGATTAGACCGATCAGATTGGTGATTAGACTGATCAGACCAGAGATTAGACTGATCAGACCAGAGATTAGACTGATCAGACCAGAGATTAGACTGATCAGACCAGAGATTAGACTGATCAGACCAGAGATTAGACTGATCAGACCAGAGATTAGACTGATCAGACCAGAGATTAGACTGATCAGACCAGAGATTAGACTGATCAGACCAGAGATTAGACTGATCAGACCAGAGATTAGACTGATCAGACCGGAGATTAGACTGATCAGACCGGAGATTAGACTGATCAGACCGGAGATTAGACCGATCAGACTGATGATTAGACCGATCAGATTGATGATTTGACTGATCAGACTGATGATTAGACTGATCAGACCGGAGATTAGACCGATCAGACCGGAGATTAGACCGATCAGACCGGAGATTAGACCGATCAGACCGGAGATTAGACCGATCAGATTGATGATTAGACTGATCAGATTAGACCGATCAGACCGATCAGACTGATGATTAGACTAATAACTAAAAACAATGCTGCTTGTGTTTATGAGGTGATTTATTAGACAGATTACTCGAGCTAAAGCGACCGTTACCACCAACACCAGGTTAAACATAAGACAccacatttaatgttaaatataaatgatgttaAGTCGGTAAACTTACCTCAGGTTTCTAACGgaaatattttctgtttgttttccttccggacacaaaaaaaagacagttaGGAGCTCGCGCACCTTTATGCGTCTCGCTGCGGCTGAGAAAATTTCAAATTTAAACGGCACCGCGTGGACCAATTACATTCACTGAGCAGCTCCCTGGAGGCGGGATGTAATACGAATCCACCAATGGAACGTCAGACGTCACTTATTGGTCCACCCAGAGATGGACGTGTGAACAGACGAATGAAACTCGGCATTCAGTGATTACACGGAATTAAGGCTCGTGTGAGCGTTTGCTTTGTGtcagttaatatttaaatacacacacacacacacacacacacacacacacacacacacacacacacacatatatatatatatatatatatatatatatatatatatatatatatatatatataaatacacacacacacacacacacacatatatatatatgggggccaacactttttcacaccactgtatgtgtatatatatatatatatatatatatatatatatatatatatatatataaatacacacacacacacacacacacacacacacacatatatatatatatacacatacagtggtgtgaaaaagtgttggcccccttcctgaatTTTTgacatgtttgtcacactttaatgtttcagatcatcgaacaaattaaacacaacatgcagtttttaaatgaaggtttttattattaagtgaaaacaaaatccaaacccacacggccctgtgtgaaaaagtgtttgccccctaaacctaataactggttggtccacccttagcagcaagaactgcattcaagcgtttgcgataacttgtaatgagtctgttacagagctgtggaggaattttgttCCACTCGTCTTTGctgaattgttgtaattcagccacattggagggttttcgagcatgaaccacctttttaaggtcctgccacagcatctcaataggattcaggtcaggacgtTGACTAGGCCTccccaaagtcttcattttgttttccttcagccattcagaggtggacttgctggtgtgttttggatcattgtcctgctgcagaacccaagttcacttcagcttgaggtcacgaacagatggccgcacgttgtccttcaggatttttagtagacagcagaattcatggttccatttattaCACCAAGTCTTCCAGATCCTGATGCACCAaacagaccatcacactaccaccaccatattttactgttggcacgatgttctttttctgaaatgcagtgttacttttacaccagatgtaatgggacacacgctcacacacatacacacacacacacgtgtgtatcaatacaaatgaatataagaATGATATAAAAAGAGGACATACATGTTTACATGACATGTATTTAAGCCATATGTTAAAAGAATGTAAATGCTGAGAATATTAATGTTATCCTCcttattttaaactgttaatCAGACACCACTTTAGACTTTACAGTTCAGGGCTGTCCGGTCTTCCAGAAAGAGCCgctgtgggtgcaggttttcagcCCAGCTACAGAAAGCCAAGCTCAGTTGATCAAACAGgtgaatcaggtgtggctcctgctggaTTGGTGTGAAAGGGGAGAAGACTGACATCCCTGCTTTAGGTATTTAAACccaaacagtaaaataaaatgggtAATAATTCTGTCTATTGAAATGCGTCTTGTGCACCGCTAGAGGGCGCTAGACTTTACAACACAAAAGTACCTGTGTGCTTGTTAGCTGTGCACTTTTGATTAATAACGGTCATTATAACGCGTCATTAAGCGCTCAGTCAGCAGCAGACAAACTCCGATCAGTCACTGATGGTGACTTTTATACGTCAGTAAGtgcagtctcacacacacacacacacacacacacacacacacacattatatacacgtatacacacactaatatatatacacatacatacacacacaaacaatctatatacacacacacttatatatatacacacatacatacatttacacacacaaacactctatatgtacacatatacacacactaatatatattcacatatacacaccgacacacacggTCTTTGTCTGAGCTACAGCCACACGGACCAATCAGAAGGCAGTGTGGGAGGATTTAAAACGAGGCGTTGGTTCCTAGGCGACCAGCTTCCGTTAACACCCCCGACCGACTAAttagttaaataaacaaacaaacaaacaaacaggaaataaacatgtgGTTTACTGATGAGATCTGAGTCTTTAAATCACATCAGAACTTCCAGAAGATCTCAGGATCACGTGTGTATAAATCACTACATCAGCTCAGTGTGTAAAAGCGTCTAAAGGTCCTTGTGACCTGCTACACTGGAGGCTATGAAGCTCTGGTCATTATTAGATTAGCATTAAAACTCCTGAAGATCCGAAGAAGCAAACTGCAAGCACTGAAAACATCTCTGCCAAGCAACAATCTCAGCCAAACCAGTTaaactgaagtgtgtgtacacacaacaGGACTAGAACAAAGATTAATTGTTTGAATCCAATcttcagattgtgtgtgtgtgagagagtgtgagagagagtgtgagagagtgtgagaccaGTCATGCAGGTTTGGGAAGTTAAACGGTCCATTTGTTGGTgaattttcttcctcatacaacttccaacacacaaacaggacgaaaaaaaaatgcaatgtttttatttttaaactgcatttattttttattagcaaAATAGAATCTGTGAtgtgataaacacacaaatgacaAAGTATTTACACCACCACTGTGCAGATTCCAGTTGTgtccaaacaaaaaaacaacaaaaaactgtgCATGTGCAAACGGTAATCacgtctgcacacacacacctgaggtaATTGAGGAAATCATGGAAAAACTTGCAGCAATAAAAGACACATGTACATCACCAGAGATTGTGTATTTTATCACCAactctcagcacacacacaggatatagTGGATCATCTCATTCTTatgaagaacaaaaacacaaatacttCCTGCTTCTAATGTGCAAAGTTCACCTGGTGTAAAGACACAACCACCTGATTTCCTGTCCagtttaaccacacacacacacacacacgttgctgAAATGTAAGCAGTCTCGATTCCTTCAGGTCACTCTTCAGGTGTGAAACCTCCACACAGACCAGCAGCTCTGAGGAACTGAGCGATCAGACACCTGCACATGCCCAGTCCCACAGTGTTATCAGTCCTGAGTAAACACAGATCATACACCGACCCTCACCATCAGATCACAGCACGACACACTCGGCTCAGCAACAGAAAGCAGTGTGAGATTTCAGGAACTTCAGTCTGATTAAGTCTCCAGTTTGACCCAGTTAAAAACAGACAGTTGTTGGTTCTGGAGTTAAAAGAATTTCTTACTTAGTCAGATTGTGTACTGCAGGAGTTTCTGGATCATTAACaatcatgtatgtgtgtgcgcgtgcacgtgggtgtgtgtgtgtgtgtgtgtgtgtgcgcaagcgTCGATCTTGGCTATTATCCAGATGGGTGTTTTTGTGTCAGCTCTgaatttgacttgacttgtttgCATAGTGTTACTTAGCTTCAGCACcttacactaaacaccacatttGAGGTCTTTACACCCAGATTAACGGTGCGATGAAGTTCACGGCTTTTTGAGGGCACCCAGTTTGCGCAGCAGGAGCTGTCGTCTGGCTCGGAGTTTCTTCCTCTCCTGTGCCTGACGTCTCTCTCGCACCTGCAGCTGCAGCAGGTACTCCGTGGCGTGGGTCAGGATGGCCACCTTGGAAGATTTGGCAGACTCGGACAGGCCCGGAATCTCGTTCCGGAGCATCTGGAAGCGAGATCGCAGGTCgtccctcctcttcctctccaggAAGTTCCTGCGCTGCTCCGTAGAGTCTTCAGAGTCCGAGCTGGCCGGAGAGGACGAGGAAGACGACGGAGCAGACAAAATGACCGGCTCGATCCGGGTTCGCTTATCGAGCGGCTCTTCGTCGTAGTCATCGTCGCCGAGGTGCAGACGGCGTTCGTCGTCGGATTCCGGAGACGGAGCGGCGTAGTTGTGCTGCTGTCGGTGCAGAGAGATGTGGAAGTGCTTCTTGCGTGGGCCGTGCGGGTCGGCGCTCACGGCGATGGTGATGGGCGTGCGTGTGCGCTTCTTCAATCGGTTCTCCACGGTCACCACGTCGATCTCATCCTCGTCGTCATCATCTGAGGAAGAAACAGCAAACCTTCGTACTTACAGTCTGTACAGCCAGCGAGAATTACACAGAATTAAACTGTTACTGAAAACCTTTAGTCaacataaatgtaaagttttaatAAGAGTCTTGTGTAAATTTGTACTAACTCGGTGTCTGTCGGATTTGTCCggcgcagacagagagacgttTTCAAGCCTTCAAACCGAATAAAATAAACGTGTTGTTtctgataaagaaactaaaAACATACATCGTGTctttacagacaaagaaaagcTCCAGCAGCTGAAAGTTTTCCATAAAATAAGATTTCGGACTGCAGTAAATATCTTCACAATAAAAGAACCCGGTGTGCCGAGTCGGGCACAAACTGGGCGtcgttttattattttcttgctGCACGTGAACTCACTTCCTTCTCTTAACGTGCAGAAAACGTCTAAAGCATAAAAACCACGAATACAGAAGTACGAAAGGACACAAAGATCCTTGTTCGTGGGTTCACTTTTCAAAC
The Tachysurus vachellii isolate PV-2020 chromosome 6, HZAU_Pvac_v1, whole genome shotgun sequence genome window above contains:
- the mycla gene encoding protein L-Myc-1a, with translation MECDHHQHYFYDEMDGRVEDFFTSTAPSEDIWKKFELLPTPPVSPSRTFPAGRSSFPLTASERSMWAPDDYGILPLKKLDPLDVFGNLSSVVIKDCMWSSGFNATRVTPRSETHQNELVQVNAPRIQSTARQTDVQVTRCVNPAAVLNLPVSQSKKTPASSGSESRSDSSDDDDEDEIDVVTVENRLKKRTRTPITIAVSADPHGPRKKHFHISLHRQQHNYAAPSPESDDERRLHLGDDDYDEEPLDKRTRIEPVILSAPSSSSSSPASSDSEDSTEQRRNFLERKRRDDLRSRFQMLRNEIPGLSESAKSSKVAILTHATEYLLQLQVRERRQAQERKKLRARRQLLLRKLGALKKP